The following DNA comes from Bombus pascuorum chromosome 3, iyBomPasc1.1, whole genome shotgun sequence.
attaaataataaaaataaaaagttggaGAGATTATCGCGCGCGTCATATCgtaaagaaaacgagaaaccCCGTTGGGAGCCCGTTGTCCGATCGAAGCTGAAAGGACAATTTCGCGTTCCTTTTTCAACGAACGCGAGAAGCGCATCGAGAGACTCGTAACTCGGTGACGCGCGACTTCGAAGAACGCGCGATACTTGTCGCGTGGGCCATTCCATGGGACTCTACAATTTACGCGAAACAATGCCGGGAGTAACGGACTCGTCCTGTTTTCGTGGAAAAGAAAGGACGAGAAAGGTGGTCGGGTGTATGGTCCGTGCAAAGCACCGGACGCGTTTCGCGTTTCAGGAGCTTCGCGAAGAACAGGTTTGCCGAATCGTGCCGTAAATTTAAGCCGACGCGACAGAAAAATTCTCGAGGACTCTGCGTTTCAAACGTTTCGCGTTACGTACTTTTACTTCTCCTATTTTCTACGTGGACCTGTCGCGCGCCGAGATCGCTTCAGCGAAGAATTCCGCCGCGAGTTTAATAGTCGGACACTGTCGTGGCGGCTACGAACTTTGATCGAACGAAGACAGAGAACGGCGAAGACAGCGAGGACGATCGACGATCCAAAGACAGTTTGCGAGGTCGAAAATGAGGTTCCCGGCGCGGTGACAGCGTCGGACCTCGCTCGAGTTACTTGAAAATTGACAGCGGCGCTGGACGTTTATAATTCAAGACGGTTGTCGGACGACGTCGTGACATCGGCAAAGTGTAAAAGTTGGCGCTCGAGCGAACAGCAAACTTTGCAGGAAAATTTGTTCCCTAAAGTACCTCGTACACCGCGATGAAAAATGAGATGTAACGAAGAGGTTGCTATAATAGACGAAGATCGTTAcgtacgaagaagaagaagaagaagataggGAGGAATTATCTCAGTTTCTTGACATTAAATACCGACCGTTCGCGATCTAAGTTTTAAACCTAGATGTTAAACGTTGCTTTTGTCCTAGATCGTTGTTATCGTGGTGGAGAAACCAGGCCCCGACCATATACGTACAATGTTACGTATATCGCGTGGAGAACGTTCGTTGTATTTAGCATGCACACGGTTAATGGAAAAGCGAAAGAGAGACAAACTCGATAATGCCGTGCATTGCCATAATACATACCGTAATGCGGTCGGGGCAGACTCTCGGGATCTCCTAATTAATACCACATTAATAGGTAAATCGAAGATGCCTTGCGATTGGCACAGTTGCGTAGCCGCGACGCTTCCTTTCCCCGTAGGGTACGATCGTTGAACTAAttacgacgacgacgacgacgacgactacGAACACGATGCAtgcaaattttatcattatcgATTCGCAACGGTTTTCTTGCCAATCTTTTTGTACGGTCGGTCAGCTTCTTTTAACGCACTGCCGGAAGACtgtggagaaaaaaaaagggtcGTTAATCAAGCAATTCTTATTCCCTAATTATCGATAATGAGCTAACGTGATTAATCGTTGGTTGATTACTAGCGGAGAAGAGCGAACCGAAGCTCTCTCGACTAATACAAATTGCTGATTAATTCAACGTCGATAAAGCCACGCAGAAGTGGTACGTTTACCACGGTCTCGAAACTGCGCAGCGTGGTGGCTCGCACGTACGTTACACGAATTCGCCAAAGTCACTCAACGGctgatataattatttcaggAGGACCTCGTGGCACGGCTGACAAGGGAGAAGGCAGAGCAGCTACGGACATTGTCCTCGCAGCTGCTGCTCTTCGAATCGAGGCTTTGTCGAAAACAGAAGGAGATCGAGGCTAGTCTGGCGCAACGAGAGTCCATTATTCTCAGACAGCAGAGGGTGATTCGTCAATTGCAAAGCAGATTGGCGGAAAGAAGTACCGGGACGAGAGATTCGCCACCTTGCGACGCTCTGGATAGATTGGACAGCCTCGGAGACAGCGACAGCGCCGTTGTTCTCGAGGAGGCGGCGGACGACCTAGCGCCACCGAGGTACGCGTACGCTTCGTTTAACCGAAACGCACGAATTTTCCCTCCGCCCCTTTAAAGCTATCGTTACGCAGCTAAGGTAAAGATAGACAGAGTCCTTTGCTTCTACGCGAcgattaaatttacttaaatttacTTCGTACGGTTTGATAGACGCGAAATATCCGCGTACGTTGGGAACGGTACGTTTGAAAGCTTTTCgagtaaatagaaattatccTTGACAGGTTTCGCTCGAACATCACCGACGTGACGGTGATCCGATCGGTTTCGGACGCGGTCGAACCGTCGAGCAAGTACTCGTCGATGCGACGATGCAACGGTTTCCTCAGGAGACCGGAGATCTTGGAGACCGTTTACTCGGTGGAGGAGGACGGAGACAGCGAGAACAATCAGGACCCGTCCGAATCGACGGAAAACTCGGAATGCGAGGAGAGACGGGCAAAGAACTTGGGAAACGGAAAGGGCAGACTTCAGGATTTGTACGGTAGCTTCGAGAGACTCGCTCAAGAGGCAGACTCCCCGCCCAACGAGAGACCAAGGGACGAAAGTCAGCAGGCGCAGGTAAGAAAATCTTTTTATCCCGATATCCACTTAGTCGCAACcgtctttcgtttctttcctctttaGACCTTTCAGTTAGTCTATTTGCATACACGCTATATGCTATATGCGCCACACATCGAACTTGTTTCGTCGATTCGCGTTCGAGCAACGTGTCTCGGAACACACGTATACGAGAATTTTCCTCCCCTTTCCGACTTTTCATTCTCTTCGACTCGTTTATCTGTCCTATCTTCTTACATCTTTTACTATATTTGCGGTATTTTCGGTATTTTCGGAATCCTTTGAAATCAAACGTCCGTGCAACCGCGATCGTACTCTCGCAAGCCAGTCGCAATTCTGAATCTCGTGTTTTTCCAGGTCACGTACAACAGGGTAATGAGTAATCACCGATCAGTGACGAAGCCAAAAGACGTCAAGTACAAGAGGATAAACAAAGCGAAGTCGAAAAGCCTGGAAGAACTAAGGGGACGACTGAGAAATTGGGTGGAGAAAGGGAACAAAATCGCTATATCGTTGGATCAATCTTACGCCTGAATCTCTACTTTCTGAaagtatattatacaaattgttGGAAACGGCGATcgagatcgatcgatcgttggtCGTCGTGCACGCGGCAATCTCGAGCGGCAACGATACGGTGGACGTCGACGCGATCGATCGCcgttgtatatttaattaaaattctcatCGCTCCATGTGATATTTACCGTAGTGTCTCgagaat
Coding sequences within:
- the LOC132905258 gene encoding uncharacterized protein LOC132905258 isoform X2, with product MKTTQRALSFDETSMDSCPLAAIAEARAGDLSKDGNEMEVTSLEEAKSVIAALRARQRAQAHQMLAWRRTLKLQEDLVARLTREKAEQLRTLSSQLLLFESRLCRKQKEIEASLAQRESIILRQQRVIRQLQSRLAERSTGTRDSPPCDALDRLDSLGDSDSAVVLEEAADDLAPPRFRSNITDVTVIRSVSDAVEPSSKYSSMRRCNGFLRRPEILETVYSVEEDGDSENNQDPSESTENSECEERRAKNLGNGKGRLQDLYGSFERLAQEADSPPNERPRDESQQAQVTYNRVMSNHRSVTKPKDVKYKRINKAKSKSLEELRGRLRNWVEKGNKIAISLDQSYA
- the LOC132905258 gene encoding uncharacterized protein LOC132905258 isoform X1, which gives rise to MSDGKRSQDPPKTRRYPVERCCAQRSSKDAEFRKPSFDETSMDSCPLAAIAEARAGDLSKDGNEMEVTSLEEAKSVIAALRARQRAQAHQMLAWRRTLKLQEDLVARLTREKAEQLRTLSSQLLLFESRLCRKQKEIEASLAQRESIILRQQRVIRQLQSRLAERSTGTRDSPPCDALDRLDSLGDSDSAVVLEEAADDLAPPRFRSNITDVTVIRSVSDAVEPSSKYSSMRRCNGFLRRPEILETVYSVEEDGDSENNQDPSESTENSECEERRAKNLGNGKGRLQDLYGSFERLAQEADSPPNERPRDESQQAQVTYNRVMSNHRSVTKPKDVKYKRINKAKSKSLEELRGRLRNWVEKGNKIAISLDQSYA
- the LOC132905258 gene encoding uncharacterized protein LOC132905258 isoform X3; this translates as MLLKLVTRFDETSMDSCPLAAIAEARAGDLSKDGNEMEVTSLEEAKSVIAALRARQRAQAHQMLAWRRTLKLQEDLVARLTREKAEQLRTLSSQLLLFESRLCRKQKEIEASLAQRESIILRQQRVIRQLQSRLAERSTGTRDSPPCDALDRLDSLGDSDSAVVLEEAADDLAPPRFRSNITDVTVIRSVSDAVEPSSKYSSMRRCNGFLRRPEILETVYSVEEDGDSENNQDPSESTENSECEERRAKNLGNGKGRLQDLYGSFERLAQEADSPPNERPRDESQQAQVTYNRVMSNHRSVTKPKDVKYKRINKAKSKSLEELRGRLRNWVEKGNKIAISLDQSYA
- the LOC132905258 gene encoding uncharacterized protein LOC132905258 isoform X5 codes for the protein MDSCPLAAIAEARAGDLSKDGNEMEVTSLEEAKSVIAALRARQRAQAHQMLAWRRTLKLQEDLVARLTREKAEQLRTLSSQLLLFESRLCRKQKEIEASLAQRESIILRQQRVIRQLQSRLAERSTGTRDSPPCDALDRLDSLGDSDSAVVLEEAADDLAPPRFRSNITDVTVIRSVSDAVEPSSKYSSMRRCNGFLRRPEILETVYSVEEDGDSENNQDPSESTENSECEERRAKNLGNGKGRLQDLYGSFERLAQEADSPPNERPRDESQQAQVTYNRVMSNHRSVTKPKDVKYKRINKAKSKSLEELRGRLRNWVEKGNKIAISLDQSYA
- the LOC132905258 gene encoding uncharacterized protein LOC132905258 isoform X4 yields the protein MSELLRKTFDETSMDSCPLAAIAEARAGDLSKDGNEMEVTSLEEAKSVIAALRARQRAQAHQMLAWRRTLKLQEDLVARLTREKAEQLRTLSSQLLLFESRLCRKQKEIEASLAQRESIILRQQRVIRQLQSRLAERSTGTRDSPPCDALDRLDSLGDSDSAVVLEEAADDLAPPRFRSNITDVTVIRSVSDAVEPSSKYSSMRRCNGFLRRPEILETVYSVEEDGDSENNQDPSESTENSECEERRAKNLGNGKGRLQDLYGSFERLAQEADSPPNERPRDESQQAQVTYNRVMSNHRSVTKPKDVKYKRINKAKSKSLEELRGRLRNWVEKGNKIAISLDQSYA